The Caenorhabditis elegans chromosome II genome has a segment encoding these proteins:
- the F01D5.1 gene encoding ShKT domain-containing protein (Confirmed by transcript evidence): MICYAVFLIFLAQFANAQDKPCIDDPNVKCEDFKDDCATEKMIPLLKESCPVTCKLCPPTEAPTTLAPCFDDKDTDCASFKQFCSNSKYIPMLKSFCPVTCNMCPGATTVMPTPNPNCQDNGPNCAGWVKNGYCNKCFYKCSEREKYCAKSCGFCTPGTCKDCNSLETLFSFGANKLL; encoded by the exons ATGATTTGCTACGCtgtatttctaattttccttGCACAATTTGCAAATGCCCAGGACAAGCCTTGTATCGATGATCCGAATGTAAAGTGCGAAGATTTCAAGGATGATTGTGCTACAGAAAAAATGATCCCACTGCTGAAAGAGTCCTGTCCTGTGACCTGCAAGTTGTGCCCTCCGACAGAAGCCCCAACGACTCTTGCACCATGTTTTGACGACAAAGACACCGACTGCGCTTCATTCAAACAGTTCTGCAGTAACAGTAAGTACATCCCAATGCTGAAGTCATTCTGCCCGGTGACGTGCAACATGTGCCCGGGAGCAACTACTGTCATGCCAACCCCAAACCCTAATTGTCAGGACAATGGACCAAA CTGTGCCGGTTGGGTGAAAAACGGATACTGCAACAAATGCTTCTACAAATGCTCCGAACGTGAGAAGTACTGTGCAAAGTCGTGCGGGTTCTGCACGCCGGGAACATGCAAGGATTGTAATAGTCTTGAAACGTTGTTCAGTTTTGGAGCCAACAAGCTTCTTTGA
- the F01D5.2 gene encoding ShKT domain-containing protein (Confirmed by transcript evidence), with amino-acid sequence MLLLQLSILMLLISLTACQTSDAPCQDDPLADCHAYAGLCSNPMYTSFLDKYCPKTCGLCPDSTTLVPPTANPNCVDTNVHCKSWAKQGYCTSCFLDCAEKIQNCAKSCGFCNPEACLNCKQREKLPSNNFRN; translated from the exons ATGCTGCTGCTTCAACTATCTATTCTCATGCTCCTCATTTCCCTGACAGCGTGCCAAACTTCCGATGCACCATGCCAAGACGACCCATTAGCTGACTGTCATGCCTACGCCGGCCTTTGCAGTAATCCAATGTACACTAGTTTTTTAGATAAATATTGCCCAAAAACTTGTGGGCTCTGCCCGGATTCGACTACTTTAGTCCCACCAACTGCGAATCCAAATTGTGTGGATACAAATGTGCA ttgcaAATCATGGGCGAAGCAGGGATACTGTACTTCGTGCTTTTTGGATTGtgccgaaaaaattcaaaattgtgcaaaatcaTGTGGCTTCTGCAACCCGGAAGCCTGCTTGAACTGCAAACAGCGGGAGAAACTCCCGagtaataatttcagaaattga
- the F01D5.3 gene encoding ShKT domain-containing protein (Confirmed by transcript evidence) has translation MLLQSSILLLSVSLAACQISTAPCQDDPYTDCRDYAALCNNPMYKNFLDVFCPKTCGLCSDSTTLVPPTGSSNCVDTNVHCKSWVKQGYCTSCFVDCAERIQNCAKSCGFCNPGACINCQQREKFANNIFIN, from the exons atgcTACTCCAAAGCTCTATTCTCTTGCTTTCCGTCTCCCTTGCAGCGTGCCAAATTTCCACTGCACCATGCCAAGATGACCCGTATACGGATTGCAGGGACTACGCGGCTCTTTGCAATAATCCaatgtacaaaaattttctagatgttttttgtccaaaaactTGTGGGCTTTGCTCGGATTCGACTACTTTAGTTCCGCCGACAGGGAGCTCGAATTGTGTGGATACAAATgttca ttgcaAATCATGGGTGAAgcagggttactgtacttcttGCTTTGTGGATTGTGCTGAAAGAATTCAAAACTGTGCAAAATCATGTGGCTTCTGCAACCCGGGAGCCTGCATAAATTGCCAGCAACGGGAGAAATTTGCTAATAATATTTTcatcaattga
- the F01D5.5 gene encoding ShKT domain-containing protein (Confirmed by transcript evidence), protein MIFRPLLIFVTLFALALCQEDYVEELAENTTTTTEGSTVSSDSSTAGSSEAPCQDDPSTDCASLKNLCTNSKYTPMLKAFCPVTCNMCPGATTPEPPTADPNCHDNSSNCVNWVKNGFCSNCFYKCSDRIKNCAKSCGFCTPGSCKDCTNMKHFMKFIEDPIDLE, encoded by the exons ATGATTTTCCGACCTCTCTTAATTTTTGTCACGTTATTCGCCTTGGCACTGTGCCAGGAAGACTATGTTGAAGAACTTGCGGAGAATACCACAACTACAACAGAAGGTTCCACAGTTTCCTCTGATTCCTCCACCGCTGGATCCTCCGAAGCTCCGTGCCAGGATGATCCCTCGACAGATTGTGCATCTTTAAAAAACCTCTGTACAAATTCCAAGTACACCCCAATGCTCAAAGCCTTCTGCCCAGTAACCTGTAACATGTGCCCAGGAGCCACTACCCCAGAACCACCAACTGCTGATCCAAATTGTCATGATAACAGCTCAAA CTGCGTCAACTGGGTGAAAAACGGCTTCTGCTCAAATTGCTTCTACAAATGCTCAGATCGCATTAAGAACTGTGCCAAGTCGTGTGGCTTCTGCACGCCCGGCTCCTGCAAGGACTGCACAAATATGAAGCATTTCATGAAGTTTATCGAGGACCCTATTGATCTAGAataa
- the F01D5.6 gene encoding TPM domain-containing protein (Confirmed by transcript evidence), with the protein MHPKLDPILILFPFFFISSIVAQFTSQTYPDPRLDPFSCRLALPSQVCDPSAIVSDEERSRLVQRVNQLHSLTSGIKNTSPSCALMPDRNLEIIVAIIDKIGSVPGVPVDIEKFANNLKRRYQNFQDVGMCDTTVLIVNSRQDRQVFTVAGRDAKISKDTLKSAFERNIGHFKTGRYALGLEGMIEVIVAAYSNAHIVQVPTPTEFRPTEFMPNPPAVSAVESQPFRAAGLPNSVQQAKRPFPAFNTIHESIDEDDKVWVSILQQAMARCGQNDADLPKHVRAVVEEAMSISLKLISDSRYNKIEEETEKNKEVLGNRQKAWDGATNDFIRPLFQKYRNSILSGASQTCPVSAAGTRKRRHF; encoded by the exons ATGCATCCCAAACTGGACCCTATCCTAATTCTCTTCCCATTCTTCTTCATCTCCTCCATAGTCGCACAATTCACATCGCAAACCTACCCAGATCCTCGATTAGATCCATTTTCATGTCGGTTGGCACTTCCATCGCAAGTCTGTGATCCGTCGGCTATCGTTTCCGATGAGGAGAGAAGTCGATTGGTGCAGAGGGTTAATCAATTGCATTCGTTGACTTCTGGAATTAAGAATACTTCTCCGTCATGTGCATTGATGCCTGATAGGAATTTGGAG ataattgtCGCGATAATCGACAAAATCGGAAGTGTACCAGGTGTTCCAGttgacattgaaaaattcgccAATAACTTGAAAAGAAGATACCAAAACTTCCAG gacGTTGGAATGTGCGACACTACAGTGCTCATCGTGAATTCTAGACAAGATCGTCAAGTGTTCACAGTTGCTGGTAGAGATGCCAAGATCTCGAAGGACACGTTGAAATCTGCATTTGAACGGAATATTGGGCATTTCAAGACAGGAAGATATGCACTTGGGCTGGAAGGAATGATTGAGGTCATTGTGGCAGCTTACTCGAATGCTCATATTGTGCAGGTCCCGACTCCAACTGAGTTTAGACCGACTGA ATTCATGCCAAACCCACCTGCGGTCTCTGCTGTTGAATCCCAACCATTCCGGGCCGCTGGTCTCCCGAACAGTGTGCAACAGGCAAAACGCCCATTCCCAGCTTTCAACACGATTCATGAGAGCATTGATGAAGATGATAAG GTCTGGGTATCAATCCTTCAGCAGGCCATGGCCCGATGTGGACAGAACGATGCAGATCTTCCAAAACATGTCAGAGCAGTTGTTGAAG aaGCCATGAGTATCTCCTTGAAGCTGATTTCCGACTCACGTTACAACAAGATCGAGGAGGAGACCGAGAAGAACAAGGAAGTACTTGGAAACCGacaaaa agccTGGGACGGAGCCACCAACGACTTCATCCGCCCACTCTTCCAGAAGTACCGCAACTCGATCCTTTCCGGAGCATCACAAACCTGCCCGGTTAGCGCCGCGGGCACCAGAAAACGAAgacatttctaa
- the F01D5.7 gene encoding Serine aminopeptidase S33 domain-containing protein (Confirmed by transcript evidence), with protein sequence MLRLEEDEPSPGICDQLHEIVRSIGLLCYVACPPIPSEIIRKLAFHPPDKGATYRIELKSDPEKDLESVRDCHDEPVQLVVRDRVHPEVKVFSVTTSEDSHLVCVKCSPNCYSKNPEVANQVVLFCQSSSADLGSFLQPNSMNFSTFANLFETDVYAFDYSGYGFSSGTQSEKNMYADVRAVYEHILKTRPDKKIVVIGYSIGTTAAVDLAASNPDRLVGVVLIAPLTSALRMFCNNPDKETTCIDKICHINTRVLICHGDHDQRIPMTHGMALYENLKNPVPPLIVHGANHHSIISGEYIEVFTRIASFMRNETLLSCRANQIESSSSKKFKHE encoded by the exons ATGCTACGTCTCGAAGAG gaCGAACCTTCCCCCGGAATCTGTGACCAGCTCCATGAGATCGTCCGCTCCATTGGCCTTCTATGCTACGTCGCATGCCCACCCATCCCATCGGAAATCATCCGGAAATTGGCATTCCACCCGCCAGACAAAGGAGCCACCTATCGGATCGAGCTGAAATCTGATCCGGAGAAGGATCTGGAAAGTGTTCGTGATTGTCATGACGAGCCTGTTCAGCTGGTGGTTAGGGATCGTGTGCATCCTGAGGTGAAAGTGTTCTCGGTTACAACATCTGAAGACAGTCATCTTGTGTGTGTTAAGTGCTCCCCGAATTGCTATTCCAAGAATCCAGAGGTCGCGAATCAG GTCGTACTCTTCTGCCAATCCAGCTCTGCCGATCTTGGAAGCTTCCTTCAGCCCAACTCCATGAACTTTTCCACGTTTGCTAACTTGTTCGAAACGGATGTATACGCCTTCGACTATTCAGG ATACGGCTTTTCCTCGGGCACCCAGAGCGAGAAGAACATGTACGCCGATGTGAGAGCGGTATATGAACATATTTTGAAGACCAGACCGGATAAGAAG attgtaGTAATTGGATACAGTATCGGAACGACTGCAGCGGTAGACTTGGCAGCTTCAAATCCGGATAGACTAGTTGGAGTTGTGCTGATTGCTCCGTTGACCAGTGCACTGAGGATGTTCTGCAACAATCCTGACAAGGAAACGACTTG CATTGACAAAATCTGCCACATCAACACCCGAGTGCTCATCTGCCATGGAGACCATGATCAACGCATCCCAATGACTCATGGAATGGCTCTctatgaaaatctcaaaaacccAGTGCCACCACTGATCGTCCATGGCGCCAATCATCATTCAATCATTAGCGGAGAGTATATTGAAGTCTTTACTAGAATTGCAAG CTTCATGCGGAACGAGACCCTTCTGAGCTGCCGAGCCAATCAAATCGAGTCGTCCTCGTCGAAGAAATTCAAACATGAATGA
- the F01D5.7 gene encoding Serine aminopeptidase S33 domain-containing protein (Confirmed by transcript evidence), whose translation MLRLEEDEPSPGICDQLHEIVRSIGLLCYVACPPIPSEIIRKLAFHPPDKGATYRIELKSDPEKDLESVRDCHDEPVQLVVRDRVHPEVKVFSVTTSEDSHLVCVKCSPNCYSKNPEVANQVVLFCQSSSADLGSFLQPNSMNFSTFANLFETDVYAFDYSGYGFSSGTQSEKNMYADVRAVYEHILKTRPDKKIVVIGYSIGTTAAVDLAASNPDRLVGVVLIAPLTSALRMFCNNPDKETTWWGDSFLSIDKICHINTRVLICHGDHDQRIPMTHGMALYENLKNPVPPLIVHGANHHSIISGEYIEVFTRIASFMRNETLLSCRANQIESSSSKKFKHE comes from the exons ATGCTACGTCTCGAAGAG gaCGAACCTTCCCCCGGAATCTGTGACCAGCTCCATGAGATCGTCCGCTCCATTGGCCTTCTATGCTACGTCGCATGCCCACCCATCCCATCGGAAATCATCCGGAAATTGGCATTCCACCCGCCAGACAAAGGAGCCACCTATCGGATCGAGCTGAAATCTGATCCGGAGAAGGATCTGGAAAGTGTTCGTGATTGTCATGACGAGCCTGTTCAGCTGGTGGTTAGGGATCGTGTGCATCCTGAGGTGAAAGTGTTCTCGGTTACAACATCTGAAGACAGTCATCTTGTGTGTGTTAAGTGCTCCCCGAATTGCTATTCCAAGAATCCAGAGGTCGCGAATCAG GTCGTACTCTTCTGCCAATCCAGCTCTGCCGATCTTGGAAGCTTCCTTCAGCCCAACTCCATGAACTTTTCCACGTTTGCTAACTTGTTCGAAACGGATGTATACGCCTTCGACTATTCAGG ATACGGCTTTTCCTCGGGCACCCAGAGCGAGAAGAACATGTACGCCGATGTGAGAGCGGTATATGAACATATTTTGAAGACCAGACCGGATAAGAAG attgtaGTAATTGGATACAGTATCGGAACGACTGCAGCGGTAGACTTGGCAGCTTCAAATCCGGATAGACTAGTTGGAGTTGTGCTGATTGCTCCGTTGACCAGTGCACTGAGGATGTTCTGCAACAATCCTGACAAGGAAACGACTTGGTGGGGAGACTCTTTTCTCAG CATTGACAAAATCTGCCACATCAACACCCGAGTGCTCATCTGCCATGGAGACCATGATCAACGCATCCCAATGACTCATGGAATGGCTCTctatgaaaatctcaaaaacccAGTGCCACCACTGATCGTCCATGGCGCCAATCATCATTCAATCATTAGCGGAGAGTATATTGAAGTCTTTACTAGAATTGCAAG CTTCATGCGGAACGAGACCCTTCTGAGCTGCCGAGCCAATCAAATCGAGTCGTCCTCGTCGAAGAAATTCAAACATGAATGA
- the F01D5.8 gene encoding Serine aminopeptidase S33 domain-containing protein (Confirmed by transcript evidence), translated as MPRGVQRDPIAAAENPPGCCDVFLDVLRACGLICYVACPPVPSVITRKLAFHPPEKGMTYRIVLKSDPEKRFKNIRACKDEPMQMVVRNINNGADYVHPEQDVEVFSVKTANNNDLVCVKCTPDSYSSNPAVAEQVVLFCQPNSSDLGGFLQPNSMNFVTYANVFETDLYAFDYSGYGFSSGTQGEKNVYADVRAVYEKILEMRPDKKIVVMGYSIGTTAAVDLAATNPDRLAGVVLIAPFTSGLRLFSSKPDKPDTCWADSFKSFDKINNIDTRVLICHGDVDEVIPLSHGLALYEKLKNPVPPLIVHGANHHTILSGKYIHVFTRIANFLRNETLVSCRSAEVDSSQQQQQLSSKRTENE; from the exons ATGCCACGTGGTGTACAG CGTGATCCCATCGCCGCAGCCGAAAACCCGCCCGGATGCTGTGACGTCTTCCTCGACGTGCTCCGCGCATGCGGTCTCATCTGCTACGTGGCATGTCCACCCGTCCCGTCAGTAATCACTCGAAAACTCGCATTCCACCCGCCCGAGAAGGGCATGACCTACCGGATAGTGCTCAAGTCGGATCCCGAGAAACGATTCAAGAATATTCGCGCGTGTAAGGACGAGCCGATGCAGATGGTCGTCAGAAACATCAACAATGGTGCAGACTATGTGCATCCCGAGCAGGATGTTGAGGTGTTCTCGGTGAAGACCGCCAATAATAATGATCTGGTCTGCGTCAAGTGCACGCCGGATAGCTACTCCAGTAATCCTGCGGTTGCTGAACAG GTTGTCCTATTCTGCCAGCCGAACTCTTCAGATCTCGGAGGCTTCCTTCAACCAAACTCCATGAACTTTGTCACCTATGCGAACGTTTTTGAGACTGACTTATATGCATTTGACTATTCTGG atacgGCTTCTCCTCGGGGACTCAAGGCGAAAAGAACGTGTACGCCGATGTGAGAGCAGTTTATGAAAAGATTTTGGAGATGAGACCGGATAAGAAG atcgtCGTGATGGGGTACAGTATCGGAACGACTGCAGCAGTCGACCTGGCAGCTACCAATCCGGATAGACTGGCTGGAGTTGTGCTGATTGCTCCGTTCACCAGCGGGCTCAGACTTTTCTCCAGTAAACCGGATAAGCCGGACACATGCTGGGCGGATTCTTTCAAAAG CTTCGACAAAATCAATAACATCGACACTCGTGTCCTGATTTGTCACGGAGATGTTGATGAGGTGATCCCCCTGTCACATGGTCTGGCTCTCTacgaaaagctcaaaaatccgGTTCCCCCGCTCATCGTCCACGGCGCAAACCATCACACCATTCTCAGCGGGAAGTATATCCATGTCTTCACTCGTATTGCAAA ctTCCTTCGTAACGAGACCCTCGTGAGCTGCCGTAGCGCTGAAGTCGACTCGtcacagcaacaacaacaattgTCATCGAAGCGAACGGAAAATGAATAG
- the cyp-37A1 gene encoding CYtochrome P450 family (Product from WormBase gene class cyp;~Confirmed by transcript evidence), with the protein MGIAVYLLALVVIYVVFNLSKILKFVKERMRLYHLMSKIDGPLALPLLGTTFQFKMDPVEFALQLYNWGLEYSTKGSSLAAFWMGPYPMVIVLTPEANKKVLESNALINKSSEYDIFLPWLGTGLLLASGEKWRGRRKMMTPSFHFNVLIDFQVVFNSQSMILLEQIENAAKKTDDSTIDAFPYIKRCALDIICETAMGTTVSAQTNHTHPYVVAVNEMNSLAFKYQRMPWLWIKPIRQLIGYEADFQRNLDIVTSFTKKVIDRKLREHDETDGMVVVEEESKKKAFLDMLIEKKEEGGLGYEDIREEVDTFMFEGHDTTSAGIGWSLWCLANCPEYQKKCHEELDEIFEGTSRECSVEDLKKMKYLEKCVKEALRMRPSVPQMARSVEEEVEIDGKILPKGCSVMISPAFIQNNPRTFPNHEVFDPERFNEDEISKRHAYAYIPFSAGPRNCIGQKFAMQEEKTVISWVLRRFHIHTDIGLLENMPLPETITRPSLGFPLKFTVRQQ; encoded by the exons atggggaTCGCTGTGTACCTCCTTGCTTTGGTGGTAATATATGTTGTGTTTAATTtgagtaaaattttgaaatttgtgaag gaaagaaTGCGGCTCTACCATCTTATGTCCAAAATCGATGGTCCTCTGGCTTTACCCCTGCTAGGCACaacttttcagttcaaaatggATCCAGTTg aattcgcGCTTCAACTCTACAACTGGGGATTGGAGTACTCCACAAAAGGCTCATCCTTAGCTGCTTTCTGGATGGGACCATACCCAATGGTCATCGTTTTGACACCTGAAGCTAATAAG aaagttctcGAAAGCAATGCCCTGATCAACAAGAGTAGTGAATATGACATTTTCCTTCCGTGGCTCGGAACGGGGCTTCTCCTGGCGAGCGGTGAGAAATGGAGAGGTCGGCGAAAGATGATGACCCCATCGTTTCATTTCAATGttcttatcgattttcaaGTGGTTTTCAATAGTCAAAGCATG attttgctAGAACAAATCGAAAATGCCGCCAAGAAAACTGATGATAGCACAATTGACGCATTCCCTTACATTAAGAGATGTGCTTTGGATATTATTTGTG AAACTGCAATGGGAACCACCGTAAGCGCCCAAACGAATCACACACATCCGTACGTGGTGGCTGTCAACGAGATGAACAGTCTCGCGTTCAAATACCAGCGGATGCCATGGCTATGGATCAAACCGATCCGACAACTGATTGGTTATGAGGCGGATTTTCAACGGAATTTGGATATTGTCACAAGCTTTACCAAGAAAGTTATCGACCGCAAGTTGAGAGAGCACGATGAGACTGATGGCATGGTTGTTGTGGAGGAGGAGAGCAAGAAGAAGGCGTTTTTGGATATGTTGATTGAG aaaaaagaggaaggTGGCCTAGGATACGAAGACATTCGGGAGGAAGTCGACACCTTCATGTTCGAAGGCCATGACACCACCTCGGCAGGCATTGGATGGTCCCTGTGGTGCCTTGCAAATTGCCCAGAGTATCAGAAAAAGTGCCATGAGGAGTTGGATGAGATTTTCG aggGGACAAGCAGAGAATGCAGTGTCGAggacttgaaaaaaatgaaatatttggaaaaatgcgtGAAGGAAGCGTTGAGAATGCGGCCATCAGTACCGCAAATGGCGAGGTCGGTGGAGGAGGAAGTGGAAATtg ACGGCAAAATCCTGCCCAAGGGCTGCTCCGTGATGATATCCCCTGCATTCATCCAGAACAACCCTCGAACCTTCCCGAACCACGAAGTCTTCGACCCCGAAAGATTCAACGAGGATGAGATCTCCAAGCGCCATGCGTATGCGTACATTCCTTTCAGTGCGGGACCCCGTAACTGCATCGGGCAAAAGTTCGCAATGCAGGAGGAGAAAACTGTGATCTCTTGGGTCTTGCGACGATTTCATATTCACACCGATATTGGGCTACTGGAGAATATGCCATTGCCCGAGACGATCACGAGACCCTCTTTGGGATTTCCACTCAAGTTTACTGTTCGGCAGCAGTGA
- the F01D5.10 gene encoding Carbohydrate sulfotransferase (Confirmed by transcript evidence), whose protein sequence is MVKKHKHECQKPPPLPTTPPPPPVGELPTQYKRMSSTLQHVQPPRRSNHAYLLVPFVITVGLMWFAYSQWKNPPQAQLQPSVVTDRYRPRVAWMSDLIKSLPPFAQGYRAEKFVPKYKLSGCTINGNFPEMNTAIFCYLYNSTLYTSANKTISQDIGETGLCSKIAEFNMNDWKLWDKINDDFRRIVFIQHPLERFVRSYKKLCKIERKCFNCQDNLSCFMRKLLKQHEKTAEGLAGPVRTFITNHFSPQTWNCHFNREFQKIRTVKIGGNQTERAEFSDNLNEILGEQGVAQEVQRIIKEEVLKIPLELSPDERELAVAIKRDHDDLYRLFRYLYEHDFIVFGYPF, encoded by the exons ATGGTAAAAAAGCACAAACACGAGTGCCAAAAACCTCCGCCGCTCCCAACAACACCTCCACCACCTCCAGTCGGGGAGCTCCCAACACAGTACAAGAGGATGTCCTCAACCTTACAGCACGTGCAGCCACCTCGACGTTCGAACCACGCATATTTATTGGTACCATTTGTCATCACAGTCGGGCTCATGTGGTTCGCATATTCACAATGGAAGAATCCGCCGCAAGCTCAACTGCAACCATCTGTGGTTACTGATAGGT acagacCTCGAGTCGCCTGGATGTCGGACCTCATCAAATCCCTGCCACCATTTGCGCAGGGGTATCGGGCTGAGAAG tttgtccCAAAGTACAAACTATCGGGATGCACCATAAACGGAAACTTTCCCGAAATGAATACAGCCATATTTTGCTATTTGTACAATTCAACGCTATACACTTCGGCGAATAAGACAATTTCTCAGGATATTGGAGAAACTGG ATTATGCTCCAAAATCGCTGAATTCAATATGAACGACTGGAAGCTGTGGGATAAAATTAATGACGATTTTCGAAGGATTGTATTTATTCAGCATCCGTTGGAACGATTTGTTAGGTCATATAAGAAGTTGTGtaaaat tgaGCGAAAATGCTTCAACTGCCAGGACAATCTCAGTTGCTTCATGCGGAAATTGTTGAAGCAGCACGAAAAAACAGCGGAGGGGCTTGCAGGACCAGTCAGGACGTTTATCACAAATCATTTCAGCCCTCAGACTTG GAATTGCCATTTCAATCGGGAGTTTCAAAAGATTCGTACAGTGAAGATTGGCGGGAATCAAACTGAACGGGCGGAGTTCTCCGATAACCTGAATGAAATCCTTGGGGAGCAGGGAGTTGCTCAAGAGGTTCAGCGGATTATTAAGGAGGAAGTTTTGA aaattccccTGGAGCTCTCACCGGACGAACGTGAGCTCGCCGTAGCCATAAAACGAGATCATGACGATCTTTACCGACTATTCCGTTATCTGTACGAACACGACTTTATCGTGTTTGGATACCCATTTTAA